The following DNA comes from Kaistia sp. 32K.
GGCCGGCTCGCCGTGCCGTTGACGCAGTATCTCTCGCCGGCCGCCGCCTATTGGGGCGTCGATCCGGTGGCCGAGGGCATCGCCTGGTGCCGCGAGCGGATCTCGCCGGTCTATGACAATTTCCGTTTCGACAGGATCGACGTCGCCCATCACATCTACAATCCGAAGGGCACGATCAAGGGCGAGGCGCTGAAGCTTTCCTTCGAGCCCGAGAGCTTCGACTTCATCTTCATGGTCTCCGTCGCGACGCATCTTCCGCCGCGCGAGATCGCCGCCTATGTCCGCGAGGCGCAGCGGCTGCTCGCTCCGGGCGGACGGCTGTTCATCACCGCCTTCGTGCTCGACGAGACGGCTAAGAGCGCCCTGCCGCAGCGCGATCCGCGCCTGCAGTTCAAGCGCGAGGGCGAGGGGCCAGCCTGGCTGGTCGATCGCACGGCGCCGCTCGGCGCGGTCGGCTTCGATGACGGCTTCTTCGAACGCGTCATCCAGCGCTTCGGTCTGTCGCTCTGCCTGAAGAGCCTCGGCCACTGGCGTGGCCAGCCGGCGGCGCACTATCAGGACATTCTCGTCGCCGAGAAGAAGGGCTGAGCATGGCGGAGCGCATCCTCGTCGTCGCCCACAATCACCCTGACCTGCATCCGGGCGGCACCGAAATCTTCGCCCATGACCTGTTTCGCGCCTATCAGCGCGCCGGGGCCGAAGCCCTGTTCCTGGGCGCGACCAACCGCATACATCGGGACGAAAAGCCCGGTACCAGCTTTCAGGGCATCGGCAATGGCCAGGACGAGATCCTGCTCTGGGCCGGCCATTTCGACCGCTTCTTCATGAGCCAGGTCGATCTCTACGGCGTCATTCCCGATCTGGAGGCGCTGCTGACGGAGTTCCGGCCGGACGTCGTGCACATCCACCATCTGCTCCTGATCGGCGCGGAGTTCCCGGCGCTCGTCCGGCGGGTCCTGCCGGAAGCGCGCATCGTCATGACGCTGCACGACTACTACCTCATCTGCGCGCATGACGGCCTGATGATGCGCACCAGCGGGCGCGAGCGCTGCCATGGCGCCTCGCCGGATCGCTGCCACGGCTGTTTCCCGGAGGTCGGCGCCGACCAATTCCTGTTGCGGGAGCGCTATCTGAAGACGCTGCTCTCGGCCGTCGATCGTTTCGTCTCGCCGAGCGCCTTCCTCAGGGATCGCTTCGTCGCCTGGGGCCTCGATGCCGATCACATCGACGTCATCGCCAACGGCCAGCCCGGCGATGGCCGACCGGTTGCGCGGTCTCGCGGTACGGACGGGGCGCGCAACGTCTTCGGCTATTTCGGCAATCTCAATCCCTGGAAGGGCGGCACGGTGCTGCTCGACGCGGCCGAGCGGCTGATCGGAGCCGGGGTCGATTTCGAGTTGCGGGTCCATGGCGGCACGCCGTTTCAGGCCGAGGCCTTCAAGACGGAACTCGACGAGCGGTTCGCCCGCACCACTTCGCATGTCGTCCGGCGCGGCGCCTATCGGCGCGAGGATGTTCCGCACCTGATGGCGGCCGTTGACTGGGTCGTCGTGCCGTCGATCTGGTGGGAGAACGCCCCGCTGGTCATCCAGGAGGCGCAGCAGCAGGGTCGTCCGGTGATCGTCAGCGGCATCGGCGGCATGGCCGAGATGGTCGAGCACGGCTTCAATGGCCTGACCGTCGCTCCCGACGATCCCATCGACCTGGCTCGCGCCATGCGGCAGGCGGCCGCCGATCCCGATCTCTGGGTGCGGCTTTCCGAGAACGCCAAGGCGCCGCCGACGATCGATGTCGTGGCTCGCAACTATCTCGCCCTGTTCGGTGCGCTCGAGCGCGCCAGGATCCCAGCCTGAAGGAGGTTGCCATGTCAACCGCCGAAGCCATTCCGTTGCATCCGAAGGACGATACCCAGGCCGCGCCGCTGGGAGTGACCGGCCGGGTCGACGCCATCGACAACGGCCGCCTCTATGGCTGGGCCTTCGATCGCAGCCATCCGAATGCCCGGATGCAGATCATCGTCTCGCTCGGCTCGCAGAAGATCGCCGAGGTGACGGCCGACAAGCTGCGCTCGGATCTCCGCCGCAACGGCGTCGGCGACGGCCAGCACGCCTTCGACATCCCGCTGCCCGAGGCCGTGACGGCGCGACAGCGCGATCTCTCGATCGTCGCCGTGTCGCCGACCGGCGAGGAGCGCATTCTCTATGCGCCGACACTGGACGAGCAGGCGGCCGAAGCGCTGATCGCGGCGCCGCTGACGCGGGTGCTCGAAAAGCTCGAAATCCTGATGGCGGCGCAGCGCCAGTTGCAGCTGAACCAGCGCGGCGTGCAGCGGGCGGCGACGGAAGGCGAAGGCGCCGCCCGTGGCACCGAAGTGCCGCCGGCCCAGCTCGAACACATCGAGACGACGCAGGGCGAGATCGTCAACCGGCTGTCGGAGCTCGAGATCTTCCTGATGCGCTTCGACGGGATCGTCGCGGGGCTCGAAAAGCGCATCGACGCGCTCTCGAAGCGCGGGCGGGGCGAACTGAAGCCGCTGATGCTCGTGATGACGACGCTCATCGGCATCGTGGTTGGTGCCGGCGTGACGCTCGCCGCCTTCCTCAAGTGACCGGGAAAGGAACGGCATGATTCAGGATGGCGACAAGGGGCGTGAGGCGAAGGCGGGGCAGGGGCCCAGGCCGCCGCTGCGCCAGGGTGGCGGCCCGACGCCGGCCGTCGAGAACCTGATCGCCTGCCCGATCAACGAAGCGTTCGTCCTCGTGCTCGGTGCCGGCGTGCCGATGAGCGGCGCGCAGGCCGTGATGCTGAACGGTGATCCGACGTTGCCGGGCAAGGCGCCGGTGGTCAGTTGGCCTCTCGCCGATCCCAAGGGGCGCGGCTCGCATGGCTTCGTCGCCCTCGTCTTCGCCGGGCCGCTGAAGGGCGAGCGGTTGAACACGCTGGCGTTTCGCGCGCAGGGGCGCGCCGCGTCCTATCGGGTCTCGCCGGACCTGATGCGCCCGGCTACGCTGGCGGCGGCGCTGATCGAACTGGCGGGTGCGCACCTGCCGGCCGTCATCGACGCCATCGTCGCCATGCTCAGCCAGGGGCCGATGAGCCGGCGCAAGCTGACGGCGATGACGACCTTCGTCGAGGCAAGCGCCAAGGCGGACGGCTTCATCGAGATCATCGGCGCCTTCGAGGAGGGCGACGTCTATCTGCAGGGCTGGTCGTCCGATGTGCGGGCCGGTGTCAGCCGCGTGCTGATCGCGGGCTCGACGGCGCAGATCGCCGAGTGCACCGGCGCCGCCTTCGACCGGCAGGATCTGGCCAGCACCGGCAAGGGCTTCGCCGCCGTGCTGGTCGCGCCGGAACCGATCGATCCCTTCGGCATGCAGCGCGTCTACTTCCGCGGCCGGGATGGCTGGCGCTATTCCGATGTCTATGAGCAGCGACTGCTCGCCTCGCCGCGCGACACGCCCGGCTACGCCCGTGCCATCCTTCCCAAGGTGAGGGGCTCGGCCGAGGTGGTCGGCCGCCTCCGCGACGCGGCCTATCGCTATGAGGGGCTGGATACGGTCTCCGGCCTCGCGCTGCCGGTCCGCATGGCGATCGATCACGCTTTCCGCGTCGAGCAGGGTGGCCTGCTCGTCGGCGGCTGGCTTCTCGATCCGGACCACCGGGTCGAGTCGGTCAAGCTGCGCCGCCGGCAGGTCACGATCGAGCTTCGCGAGACCTGGAGCCGGATTGAGCGGCCGGATGTGTCGTCGGCCTTCGACGGCAAGGCGCCGTTCCCGGCCCGTTTCGACCAGAACCAGCATGGCCACGGCTTCGCCGTCTTCATTCCGGACTTCGACGCCGATGGCGGCGCGCCCGTCTATATCGAGCTCACCATTCCCCATTGCCCACCGGCCTATCTGCCGGTCGTTCCGAAGCGCGTCAGCTATCGGGAGGCGGTCAGCCGGCAGCTGAAATCGATCAGCGCGCGCGCCGCCGCGATGCCGGAGATCGTCGAGCGTCATCTGATCCCGCTCGTCGCCAGCGCGGCCACCAAGGCTCCCGCGGCCGAGCGGATCGAACATGTCGGAACGAATGCTCCGGCGGGCGACACGACGCTGGTCATCGGGCTCGACGAGCAGACCGCGGATGTCGCGTCGCTGGTGGCCCTGCTCGCGCTCGACGCCGAGGTTCGCGCCGCGCCGATCGTCCTCGCCGGGCCGGACCGGGTGATCGCCACGCTGCGCGGTGAAATGCGCCGGCTCGCCGAATTCTACGGCCTCTCGATCCAGATGGTGGCCGTGGCCGGCTGCAACGACGTCTATGATGCCCTGATCGTCGGCTCCGGCGCGGCCAAGACCGATCGCGTCGTCCTGTTCTCGGGCTCGCTGGTTCCTGCCGGGCGCGGCTGGTTCGGCCGGCTCTGCGCGGCGCATCGCGAGACCGACGCCACCGCCATCATCTCTCCGGCGCTTCTTTACGAGGACGATTCCATCCGCTGGGCCGGCTACCGGCTGGGCGGCGAGGACGGTGGCCTGGCCGAGAACTATGTCGGCTATCCCGTGGCGACGCTCGCAACGATCGCGCCGGCGGCAACGCCGGTCGCCAACCTCGAATGCTGCATCGTGGCGAAGG
Coding sequences within:
- a CDS encoding class I SAM-dependent methyltransferase, with the translated sequence MTAVVALKPVSDVVAARPDFDEARLAWLQETLLANRFLPEPTADSIFVGDGDFRAIGVEFLGHLVRFGGILPDDRVLDIGSGIGRLAVPLTQYLSPAAAYWGVDPVAEGIAWCRERISPVYDNFRFDRIDVAHHIYNPKGTIKGEALKLSFEPESFDFIFMVSVATHLPPREIAAYVREAQRLLAPGGRLFITAFVLDETAKSALPQRDPRLQFKREGEGPAWLVDRTAPLGAVGFDDGFFERVIQRFGLSLCLKSLGHWRGQPAAHYQDILVAEKKG
- a CDS encoding glycosyltransferase family 4 protein, with amino-acid sequence MAERILVVAHNHPDLHPGGTEIFAHDLFRAYQRAGAEALFLGATNRIHRDEKPGTSFQGIGNGQDEILLWAGHFDRFFMSQVDLYGVIPDLEALLTEFRPDVVHIHHLLLIGAEFPALVRRVLPEARIVMTLHDYYLICAHDGLMMRTSGRERCHGASPDRCHGCFPEVGADQFLLRERYLKTLLSAVDRFVSPSAFLRDRFVAWGLDADHIDVIANGQPGDGRPVARSRGTDGARNVFGYFGNLNPWKGGTVLLDAAERLIGAGVDFELRVHGGTPFQAEAFKTELDERFARTTSHVVRRGAYRREDVPHLMAAVDWVVVPSIWWENAPLVIQEAQQQGRPVIVSGIGGMAEMVEHGFNGLTVAPDDPIDLARAMRQAAADPDLWVRLSENAKAPPTIDVVARNYLALFGALERARIPA